GAGACCGATTCAAGGAGATCCAGCACCACCGGTCCGCGATCGTCGCCCAAGCCTTCGGCGTAGACGATTGCGCGGCCGGACGGCATGAGATGCTCGCGGAGACCCGAAAGCAATGGCCGCAGCACAAGGAGTCCGTCCTCTCCGCCGTCGCCATAGACCGGGAAATCGATCGATGCCGGTACCGGCACGAAGGGCGGGTTGGCCACAATCAGCGCAAAGCGATTCTGGTCTACCGGTGCGTAGAGATTGCCGGAAACGGCGGTGAAGCGATCCTGAGTCTCGTTCAACATCGCATTGAACGTGGCCGCTTCGATCGCTCGATCAGAAAGATCGACCCCGGTCCAGACGATTCCCCGGCGGAGGATTTCAGGACCTGCGGCGATGCCCGAGCCTGTGCAAGATCGAGCGCGTACCCGGACGACGGCAGCGAACTTGATCGCCGCTGCAGATAGTTTGCGAGCGTGTAGGACTCCGGACCGGAGGTAGATATCCGGCAAGGTCGGGGTCGAAGCCGGGATCAGGCGCGGCTGGTGGAAACCACGAGTACTGTCCAGAACGACTGACGGTTGCAGGCCGGCGGTCAGGACGCCGTCGCCAGACGCATCGATTGCCAGCAATCCCGTCGCCAGATTAAAGCTTCCGGCAGATCTCGTCAGAATCGATTCGACCACGTCCAGCGCAAGCGGCTCGCCGAGGGTGTAGAGACGCAAGGCATCCGTAACGTGGGATCAGGCGTCAGGCGCACAGGGAGAAATGTCTAGATTCGGGAATACGGAGACGTCAGATGATCAGAGCAGCATCTCGTGCGCCAAGTCGAACCCATGCCGGTCGACGCGGAGCAGATGAGCGCAATACTTTCTCGTTCGGGGAAAGAGACGTGCACCAGTCATGACGCAACCGCCTGCTGCGCCAACTGTCGTTCGAAGAACTGGAACTGTTTCTTTTAAAGTGGCAGGCGGATATGACCGCGTGCCTCCGACCGAACGCAGCGAAGAGTGGCCGTTCTTGCGCGCAAATGGGTTTCGCGATGATCCGGACACGGCGCCGGATGAATGCGCGCACCGGATGGCGGTCGATCGGATTCGGGACTTCGCCTTTCAACCGACGGCGTGGTGGTCGTTTCCAGTTCTGATGGTCGGGAATCGAATGCAGCGAGTCAAGCGATGGCGCGAGATGCATCGGCGACGAAAAAGACCTCTTCGATGGGCCGTCTTCGACAATTCCGCCCAGATACGCGACCCGACTCAGCTCACAGAGATAGCGCACCACGCGCAGGTCATGCGAGATGAACGAATGGGTGACGCCAGACGCTGGTGCGTCGCGCAGGGGTGAACGCTTTGCGCCTGGATCGAAGCATCGAGGCGGACACGTTCGTCGAGCACCAGCACTTCCGGATCGGCGCCAATGCGCGCGCAATGTTGACCGCTGGCCGCCGCTCGGCTGATGGGGATAGCGGTTGGCCAGACTCTTGTCGAGCCCGACGAGCGCCAACAGCTCCTCCACCCGTTTGCGGCGTTGCCGCCTGCATCTCCCAGATGATGGATGCGCAAAGGCTCCTCGAGGGCCGTGCCGATGCGCATGCGCGGCGCAAGCGCGGCATAGGGATCCTGGAAGACCATCTGCCTTGCGGGGTAGTCACGCGCCTGGGATTTGCTCAAGCGGACGATGTCCGGAATCGACCGTGACCTGTCCTGATGCGGGTGCCTCGAGACGAAGCAGCACCTTTGGCCAGGGTGCTCTGCCACACCCGCTTTCGCCCATGATTCCCAGGATCTCGCCCCGTTCGACGGTGAGGTTCATCGTCGAGGGCGACCAGCATGACGCCTCCTGCAGCGCCTCGCACCGGGTATTCCTTTGACCAGATTCTCGATGACGACAACGGCCTCCCGCTCATCGAACCCCCGCCTCCCGCAGCTCCAGCCGTCAACGGATGAATACATGCAACTGCCGCCCGCGATCGCCTATTGGGGACAAGGGTGGCTGCCCTGTCAGGCAATCGCCCTGCACGTAGCGACAACGTGGCGCGAAAACGCATCCGGCGGCAGATTTCGGAGAGGGCAGCCGTCCCTCGATCGCCGCAGCGGGAGCCCCCGGTTGGTGCGCAACGTAGGCGCCGACGCCAGCAATGCCGTGTAGGGATGAACGGGATCGCGGAAGAGACTTCCGACGCGGTCGCCAGATCTCCACCAGCGCTACTGGCGTACATCACCATCACCCGGTTGGCTACGGTTTGAATGATCCGTCGTAGCTGAATGAAGATCAGCGCATGTTGAGCTCGTTCTTGAGCGAGATCAGAAGATCGACGGATCTGCGCCCGACGACATTGCCGAGGGCGGGTGGTTGGCTCTATCGTTGTGACTGCCGAAATCAGGAGGAGCGCCATGGTACGGCGACCCGTTGATGCTGGCCTCCGCTCAACCCCAGGGATAGGACTTCATGCGCGATTCCGGCGCCGATGCCGACCAGTTTCGCTGATGGCGAGCGCTGCGGCATCTGACTTCGACACCTCGAGGAAAATGGCAACGATATCGGTGGGAGCCGGGCGCCGACGGTGAAGAGCGGATCAGCAGACGTCCAAGAACCTGTTGATGCCACTCCTCTCCGCGCATGCGCGGTCAATCCAAAGGGAACGTGCAGGTCGACACCGCCGAATTCCGATTCGCCCGGACTCGATCTGTCCCGGATGGTCGACCAGACCCATGATCGACAGCGCGGCGACGCTCTTGCCGCTACCACTCTCCCCACGATGCCAAGGCATTCGCCGGGATAGACCTCGAACGAGACATCGTCGACCGCGACGAAGCGTCCGTTGCGCGTATGGAAATGATCGGTGAGATTGCGAACCATGAGCTGCGGTTGCGTCGTTTCGCTCTCATGCTGTCGGTAACCGGATCGAGCAACTGGCGCAAGCCGTCGCTCATGATGTTGAGACTCAGGGTGACCAACAGGATGGCCAGACCAGGCAACGTGATGACCTGGGTACTCAGGCACTGGCGATGTATTGTGTACTGTCCAGCATCATGCCACCCAGCGATACAACGCCGAGTCCGGAGAAAGCCTGGCGCTGCCCGAGAGTCGACACCCAATCCGCACTGGAGCGTCGCGATGATAGCGATCGCCGGAGCACGTTGGGAAGCACATAGCGGATGCCGATACGCCAGAGGCTTGCGCCGAGCACCTGCGCGGAACGGACATAGTCGCGCTGCATCTCCTGCAAGACCACACCGCGCACGCCATCCGGCTGAAGTAGACCCAGCCGGCCAATCCCAGCAGCACGATCAGAATGGGATCGAGGTCTTTATCGCGGCCACGATCGCCATCAGCGATATCGACGTAGGTGCCGTTGGAGATTCCGACCACGCGCATCAGGATTGCGTCGGTTCTGCCGTCACAGCCCGCTGATCAACCTGAGCGTGACACCGAGCGCCATCGAAAGACAGAGTCCCGCGAACGCCACGAGCGAAACGCGCAAGCCGTAGAGGATGCGCGAGAGCATGTCGCGGCCGAGACCGTCCGTCTGAGCGGGAATTCTGGTCGAGCCGCGATCAGCGTGGTCCTGAGAACGGCGGGCGCAACCGGTGCGGTGCATGCTGTGGTTGCGCGAGGGGTCGTGATCGGTAATCAACGGAGCGGCCAAAGGCGCCCGGCCATCAGGCAGAAGAGGAGCCAAACCGGCCAAGAGGGTGCGACTTCCTCGCGCTGGAAGAAACGAGCGCCATTTCTCCGTCCACCGTTTGCCCCGGCTCTCCGGAATGAGGGGAGCGCTATCGATGTCTCCTGAACGCCAACCAACCCATGCGTTACGCCTCGATACGGATTCTGGGATCGAGCACCATGTAGAGCAGTCGATTCCAAGATTACGCATAAAGACCATAGCTGCCGGAATTGTGGATGCCTGAATCAAATGGTGAAGCCGTATGCGCGTTGACGGAGTCGATAGCCAATTGGCCGACACCCGGATAGTTGAAAACAACCTCCGCCACGATGGTGCCACCCAACAGATAGCCCAGGTCGATCCCAATGGTCAAAATCAAGGTGGCATCGCCATGAAGCGGTATTCGTGACCCGGCCGGTTCGAAATGCCGAAGGCGCGCGCGGTGCGCACATGCTCCCGATGGAATGTATCGACGGAGGCGCGCAAGACGCGAAGACTACCGGAAAGACGCGAAACACTGCGATTGCGGATGCTCAGGCTCTTCCAGCCGTCGAAACCCACCGCGGGAAACCAGCCGAAATGGACAGAAAAGACGAGCACGAGCATCAGCGCGACCTGTAGCAACAAAGTCGACCGACGAGCGTGCCGACAGCGATACCGAACCGGTCGATGGCGCTACCGGGATGACGGGCGCCAGCCACACCGAGCGTGATTGCCACGATCAGCGCGAGGGCTGGGCGAGGTCAGCGCGGCAACGCGGTTTCTGGCACACGTTGCCAGATCAACTCGAACAATCGGCCGCTGGTAGCGAAACGAGGTGCCGAAGTCGCCGCGCGGGATACCGACACGAACGCCCACAACTGGGTCGTCAAGGGCCGATCGGTGCCGAACTGTTCCCGGTGTAGCCTTTGCAGGATCTCGCCGCTGGCAAAGACCGGCTTTCATGCGCTGGTCGCCAGCGGTCAACCGCATGAGCACGAAGACAACGAGCACGATGACGACGACCAGAATGACGTTCTGAGCCAGGCGTCGAAGAATGACTTTCCGCATGACGATCCTGGTTCGTCAGCGCGCGCATGCGCGCCACATAACACGATCATGCTGCCGGAACCCTGTGGGCGGCCTGACAGCTCACGGATTCGATCGGCAAACGCGATGCTACTCCGACTTGGTCGCGAAGCGCAGGAGCGGTTCGCCCACCAGCGGAACGCGATTGTAATTTTGCACCTTGCTGGAAACGATGAACGGCCACAGCTCGTCCGAGAGGTAGAGCGACGGCTGAATGTCCCAGAGGTAACCAGCGAGGTCATTGATCTTGGCCAGGCGCTCGTCACCGGTGGAGGTGCGCTGGCCTCGATCATTGGCGGAATGGCCGGATCATCCAGGTGAAGACGGCCTCCGCCGTCGGCCCAGCATAGAACCCGAGGACGAAATCGGGATCGTAGTTGAAGCTGGCCAACGTGTTGAGCGAGGTCGTATCATGCAGTAGCGGTGCGGTATGCGCCGACTTCCAGGGTGGTGATATCGACGTTGATGTGCCGACATCCTGGAGGAACTGAGCGATCGCCTGAACGACTTCTCTGATGCGGCACCAGGGTCGTGGTGGCCATCGTCAGGGTGAAGTCCTTTAAGTGCTTGCCAGGAGCTCCTTGGCCTTGTCCGGATCGAAGTCGAAGCGCTCAGGCTGC
Above is a genomic segment from Thermomicrobiales bacterium containing:
- a CDS encoding methyltransferase, translated to MRLYTLGEPLALDVVESILTRSAGSFNLATGLLAIDASGDGVLTAGLQPSVVLDSTRGFHQPRLIPASTPTLPDIYLRSGVLHARKLSAAAIKFAAVVRVRARSCTGSGIAAGPEILRRGIVWTGVDLSDRAIEAATFNAMLNETQDRFTAVSGNLYAPVDQNRFALIVANPPFVPVPASIDFPVYGDGGEDGLLVLRPLLSGLREHLMPSGRAIVYAEGLGDDRGPVVLDLLESVSQSGLTIGITLISTITAEHALFTIGRMLSAQTPSRLDELGAWRELFARLGTTRYHKFIIEARVGAPGVVLRSIAKL